A region of Paenibacillus sp. JNUCC-31 DNA encodes the following proteins:
- a CDS encoding flagellar protein FlgN — MAIESIIDVLAELEAAHVDMLELGERKKEAVVANKVDILISLINQESKLLKRIELIEQQRLQAVHQFLEERGIKSKLNLTISELMRLVFDATEKRRLLEAQTSLTDVLQKVKYLNEANQQLIEQSLSYIDFFIETMSFHSESEATYQNPSEKPYGMARSGLFDTRA; from the coding sequence ATGGCAATTGAATCGATAATTGATGTACTTGCAGAGCTGGAGGCCGCACATGTGGATATGCTTGAGCTGGGGGAACGGAAGAAGGAAGCTGTTGTTGCTAACAAAGTTGATATACTGATCTCTCTAATTAATCAGGAATCCAAACTGCTGAAAAGGATTGAGTTGATCGAGCAGCAAAGACTTCAGGCTGTCCACCAGTTTCTGGAGGAACGTGGCATCAAGTCCAAGTTGAATCTGACCATTAGTGAGCTGATGAGACTAGTTTTCGATGCCACAGAGAAAAGGAGACTTCTTGAAGCTCAAACTTCATTAACAGATGTACTGCAAAAGGTGAAATATCTTAATGAAGCCAATCAACAGCTTATTGAGCAGTCGCTCTCGTACATCGACTTTTTTATTGAGACAATGTCATTTCATTCTGAATCAGAAGCCACGTATCAGAATCCTTCGGAGAAGCCTTATGGTATGGCTCGCTCCGGACTATTTGATACTCGAGCATAA
- a CDS encoding flagellin N-terminal helical domain-containing protein → MIINHNVPALNTHRNMTLNNTAASKNMEKLASGLRINRAADDAAGLSISESMRGQIRGLEQAQRNAQDGISFVQTAEGAMNEVSSMLTRMKELNVQKASGTYGTEDKANIDSELTELSGQIDQIIDTTKFNGKAITGGADIIVSDDGTTKIAIGTIDTSTFKGLNSTKTTADIETAIKGVSTERAKLGAVQNRLEYTSNNLGTTVENLTAAESRIRDTDMAKEMVALSKNNILLQASQSMLAQANSAPQGVLSLLR, encoded by the coding sequence ATGATTATCAATCACAACGTACCAGCTTTGAACACTCACCGTAACATGACTTTGAATAACACTGCTGCAAGCAAAAACATGGAGAAATTGGCTTCCGGTTTGCGCATCAACCGTGCTGCTGACGATGCTGCTGGTTTGTCCATCTCCGAGTCCATGCGTGGCCAAATTCGTGGTCTGGAGCAAGCACAACGTAATGCTCAAGACGGAATTTCATTCGTACAAACAGCTGAGGGTGCGATGAACGAAGTATCCTCCATGTTGACTCGTATGAAAGAACTGAATGTTCAAAAAGCGAGCGGTACTTATGGTACAGAAGATAAAGCTAACATTGATTCAGAGTTGACTGAATTGTCCGGTCAAATCGACCAAATCATTGACACGACTAAATTCAATGGTAAAGCGATCACTGGTGGTGCTGATATCATCGTTAGCGATGACGGTACTACAAAAATCGCTATTGGAACGATTGATACAAGTACTTTCAAAGGACTGAATTCAACTAAAACTACTGCAGATATTGAGACCGCTATTAAAGGTGTTTCCACTGAACGTGCGAAACTGGGTGCTGTTCAAAACCGTCTGGAGTACACTTCCAACAACTTGGGTACTACTGTTGAGAACTTGACTGCAGCTGAATCTCGTATCCGTGATACAGATATGGCTAAGGAAATGGTTGCTCTGTCCAAGAATAACATCTTGTTGCAAGCTTCCCAATCCATGCTGGCGCAAGCCAACTCTGCACCACAAGGCGTTCTTTCCTTGCTTCGTTAA
- the flgM gene encoding flagellar biosynthesis anti-sigma factor FlgM, giving the protein MKINEPNRIGAINSYQRNVESNQQADAKKSRRKDEVSISPEAMKMLEEQGRTQDAGRIQRIQELKEQVNSGTYQVDSQKLAEKLAPYFKNFPNQ; this is encoded by the coding sequence ATGAAAATCAATGAACCGAATAGAATTGGTGCTATCAATTCCTATCAGAGGAACGTTGAATCCAATCAGCAGGCTGATGCCAAAAAGAGCCGCCGTAAGGACGAAGTATCCATTTCTCCGGAGGCGATGAAGATGCTTGAGGAACAAGGTCGTACACAGGATGCAGGACGTATACAACGTATTCAAGAATTAAAGGAACAGGTAAATTCGGGAACTTATCAAGTAGACAGCCAGAAGCTTGCCGAGAAGCTCGCTCCATACTTTAAGAACTTCCCTAATCAATAG
- the fliW gene encoding flagellar assembly protein FliW yields MNQDNKVGTTEKQTLKETYTFVKGIPGFEELKTFDLQQHDEVFSLFSSVKEPAVAFVTVNPFDFHPEYEFELSPENVEDLGVTDPDDVGVRCIVTLHDEIRNATANLLAPIVFNKQNKMGKQIVLQNTEYKTKHALWKDEASFNKDGDI; encoded by the coding sequence ATGAATCAGGACAATAAAGTTGGTACAACTGAAAAGCAGACCTTAAAAGAAACATATACTTTTGTTAAAGGGATCCCAGGATTTGAAGAACTAAAAACGTTTGATTTGCAGCAGCATGACGAAGTGTTCAGTCTCTTCAGTTCAGTTAAAGAACCGGCTGTAGCCTTTGTAACCGTAAATCCATTTGATTTTCATCCGGAATATGAGTTTGAACTTTCACCTGAAAACGTAGAAGATTTGGGTGTAACAGATCCAGATGACGTAGGGGTTCGTTGTATTGTCACACTACACGATGAGATTCGAAACGCAACCGCAAACTTGCTGGCTCCAATTGTGTTCAATAAACAAAATAAAATGGGCAAACAAATTGTGTTGCAGAATACAGAATACAAAACCAAACATGCATTATGGAAAGATGAGGCTTCTTTCAACAAGGATGGTGACATCTAA
- the flgK gene encoding flagellar hook-associated protein FlgK yields the protein MASTFHSIETAKRSLITQTAALNTTGHNVANANTPGYSRQVVNMTAADPIDAVAFYRTTAPGQLGTGVEFNSIMRVRESFLDGQFRNENTSLGGWTVRNSTLEKLETIVNEPSDTGIRTVLNNFWNSWSDLSQDPQDITNRKIVKETTLALTDGLNQISLQLDALTSDLTNNVSLKTTEINSYLQSIADLNNNIVKVERLGDNANDLRDKRDYAVDQLSKIAGVQITELDSGYQVTIAGQVAVTGAAVVPVTADILENAYQAGTLTGGEVYGMIHSRDQYVADYRNQINQLANTLATGDIEITIPAGSVLPSGTVFNNVTYSDANNNRTLTSDLKVTVQGINGLHKLGYTLSGNTPTAGGDFFTTKDGSGTITAGNITLSTDIQNDPNNIATSMRTTGTGTGESVVLGNNSLALAMAGLKDSKFDFGTGLSKPTTVDDFFGAIVGQLGVQTQEANRQAQNAQLLTEQVDLNRQSVSGVSLDEEMSNLIKFQHAYSAAARFMTAYDELLNKLINSTGVVGR from the coding sequence ATGGCTTCAACATTTCATTCAATTGAAACGGCCAAACGCAGTCTGATTACACAAACGGCCGCTTTGAACACAACAGGACATAACGTTGCGAATGCGAATACACCAGGTTATTCACGTCAAGTCGTTAACATGACTGCAGCAGATCCAATTGATGCAGTGGCGTTTTATCGCACAACAGCGCCAGGCCAGCTTGGAACGGGTGTAGAGTTTAACTCGATAATGCGTGTTCGCGAATCTTTCCTTGATGGCCAATTCCGCAATGAAAATACCTCTCTTGGAGGATGGACCGTTCGGAATAGTACACTTGAAAAGCTTGAAACGATTGTGAATGAACCTTCGGATACGGGAATCCGTACGGTACTGAATAATTTTTGGAACTCTTGGTCCGATCTAAGCCAAGACCCACAGGACATTACCAACCGCAAAATTGTGAAAGAGACAACTTTGGCGTTGACAGATGGTTTGAATCAAATCAGTCTCCAATTGGATGCGCTGACTAGCGACCTGACGAACAACGTTTCATTAAAAACGACCGAAATCAATTCATATCTGCAGTCCATAGCGGATCTGAACAACAACATCGTAAAAGTAGAGCGACTTGGAGACAATGCCAATGATTTGCGTGACAAACGCGATTATGCCGTAGATCAGCTCTCCAAGATTGCAGGCGTTCAGATAACAGAACTGGATAGTGGCTACCAGGTAACGATTGCAGGCCAAGTAGCAGTCACCGGAGCAGCAGTTGTTCCTGTCACGGCTGATATTTTGGAGAACGCCTATCAAGCGGGTACGCTAACGGGTGGCGAGGTCTACGGAATGATCCATTCCCGTGATCAATATGTAGCAGACTATCGCAATCAGATAAATCAGCTGGCCAATACGCTCGCAACCGGGGATATTGAGATTACCATTCCTGCCGGATCCGTATTGCCTAGCGGTACGGTTTTCAACAATGTGACCTATTCAGATGCCAATAACAATAGAACGCTAACATCAGATTTGAAAGTGACAGTTCAAGGGATCAATGGGCTGCACAAACTGGGCTATACGCTTAGTGGAAATACGCCAACAGCGGGCGGAGACTTCTTTACAACCAAAGACGGCTCAGGAACGATTACGGCTGGGAATATCACATTAAGTACAGATATCCAAAATGACCCGAATAACATCGCAACTTCGATGCGTACTACCGGAACAGGTACAGGCGAGAGTGTAGTACTGGGGAATAACAGCTTGGCGCTGGCCATGGCTGGACTAAAAGATTCAAAATTTGATTTTGGTACTGGACTGTCCAAACCGACCACGGTGGATGACTTTTTTGGCGCGATTGTGGGTCAATTAGGTGTCCAGACTCAAGAAGCCAATCGTCAGGCACAAAATGCTCAACTCCTCACGGAGCAGGTTGACTTAAATCGCCAATCCGTAAGTGGCGTATCTCTCGATGAAGAAATGAGTAATTTGATTAAGTTTCAGCATGCTTACAGTGCCGCTGCCCGTTTCATGACTGCATACGATGAACTACTAAACAAACTAATAAACAGCACCGGTGTAGTCGGTCGCTAA
- a CDS encoding fibronectin type III domain-containing protein, whose translation MGAGKRKNGFYLWIVRLLVFMLVFGQFGVYGGNRAHAEMVQGGVLSSSNDSQFVLYVQEGKLKSNMNQVELRWQRSENIPTSTLPSFKSQLIVGETNDISQVFFGTYHSTYTGEVKHAFVVEFNKLWEEYHQVDFVNGDWLFSETDPLGNVTPIEVYDTQVKPLSLVINAETGQVVDLIANINPYYHSNEEIYSFIPEIVDVEEPSVPVETPNELVAKVSDGSVELSWNKSNKATAYEVEVNGILKGQSYINTWVDHSLNSNSVYNYRVRAVNSFGASEWSDTYSVKTLLSKPSLNVIPVARKNTIQWSPIEEVDFYQLQIDEDEPVHLNDTYSYDHVDLVPGSNHSYKLKAFSSDNESLWSDTYSQLTVSDYESGLKIMEAKSSQIKVSWQAMSGAVGYELEIDGKLVSVSGTSYTKTGLTPDSQHTFRVRTKNKLEVGSWSNSVLGLTQLATPVLKTNSLSSKDTQLFWQLIKGASYYEIEIDGTIVGRSIDPTYIVEGLNPGESHKYRIRALSDTNDSAWTGIVSQVTQPDIVTGLNVTASTNKSITLKWNAVKGATAYDLEVDGVIVSVSGTSYIKSNLLPDTDHVFRIRSKNAAGVSSWSEQILGLTKLVTPILKGNQTNASITRAWVANPKRYII comes from the coding sequence GTGGGTGCAGGGAAAAGAAAAAACGGGTTTTACTTATGGATCGTCCGTTTACTGGTGTTCATGCTGGTATTCGGACAGTTTGGCGTGTACGGGGGGAATCGGGCACATGCCGAAATGGTTCAAGGAGGTGTACTTTCTTCTAGTAATGATTCTCAGTTTGTTCTTTACGTCCAAGAAGGTAAATTAAAATCAAATATGAATCAAGTTGAATTAAGGTGGCAAAGATCTGAGAATATTCCGACGTCAACGTTACCTTCCTTTAAAAGTCAGTTAATTGTAGGGGAGACTAACGATATTTCTCAAGTTTTTTTTGGGACATACCATTCAACTTATACAGGAGAAGTTAAGCATGCTTTCGTTGTTGAATTCAATAAACTTTGGGAGGAATATCACCAAGTTGACTTTGTGAATGGAGATTGGCTATTTTCTGAAACCGATCCATTAGGAAACGTGACTCCGATTGAAGTATATGACACGCAAGTCAAACCCCTGAGCCTGGTGATTAATGCCGAAACAGGTCAAGTTGTAGATTTGATTGCCAACATTAACCCATACTATCATTCGAATGAGGAGATTTATTCGTTTATACCTGAAATAGTAGATGTAGAAGAACCTTCTGTGCCAGTTGAAACCCCAAACGAATTGGTAGCTAAAGTGAGTGATGGTTCGGTTGAACTTAGTTGGAATAAATCAAATAAAGCAACTGCTTATGAAGTAGAAGTGAATGGAATTTTAAAAGGGCAATCGTACATAAATACGTGGGTTGATCATTCTTTGAATTCGAACTCAGTCTATAACTATAGAGTAAGAGCGGTGAATTCGTTTGGAGCAAGTGAGTGGAGTGATACTTATTCAGTAAAAACATTATTAAGCAAGCCTTCTCTGAACGTTATTCCAGTGGCAAGAAAAAATACAATTCAATGGTCACCTATAGAAGAGGTGGATTTCTACCAATTGCAAATTGATGAGGATGAACCGGTTCATCTGAATGATACTTATTCATATGATCATGTAGATTTAGTTCCGGGGTCCAACCACTCCTATAAACTCAAAGCGTTCTCTTCTGATAACGAGAGTCTTTGGAGTGATACCTATTCTCAACTTACTGTATCCGATTATGAGAGTGGTTTGAAGATCATGGAAGCTAAGTCCAGCCAGATTAAAGTCAGTTGGCAGGCTATGAGTGGTGCCGTGGGATATGAACTAGAGATCGACGGCAAATTAGTTTCAGTATCGGGCACATCCTATACGAAGACAGGACTTACACCTGATTCGCAGCATACTTTCCGGGTAAGAACCAAAAACAAACTGGAAGTAGGAAGCTGGAGCAATTCTGTATTGGGTTTGACCCAATTAGCGACCCCTGTACTTAAGACAAATTCTTTATCATCAAAAGACACTCAATTATTTTGGCAACTCATTAAAGGAGCTTCATATTACGAAATAGAGATAGATGGAACCATAGTTGGCAGATCTATTGATCCTACTTACATTGTTGAGGGATTAAATCCGGGAGAGTCACATAAATATCGTATTCGTGCATTAAGTGATACTAACGATAGCGCTTGGACGGGAATCGTTTCTCAAGTTACTCAACCCGACATTGTAACCGGATTAAATGTTACTGCCTCTACCAATAAATCCATAACACTAAAATGGAATGCTGTTAAAGGTGCAACTGCGTATGATTTGGAAGTGGATGGCGTTATTGTTTCTGTATCCGGTACAAGCTATATTAAAAGCAATCTTCTACCTGACACGGATCATGTTTTTCGAATCCGATCCAAAAATGCAGCAGGCGTAAGCTCATGGAGCGAACAAATATTGGGGTTAACCAAACTTGTAACGCCGATATTAAAAGGGAATCAGACGAACGCGTCAATTACACGGGCCTGGGTTGCTAATCCAAAACGCTACATCATATGA
- the csrA gene encoding carbon storage regulator CsrA: MLVLTRKKGESIVISDDIVLTVLSVDGENVKLGITAPRDIDIYRKEVLEAIEQNNQNAAMNLEILQKTIKEFGKIND, from the coding sequence ATGCTGGTACTTACACGTAAAAAAGGTGAATCTATTGTCATTTCAGATGATATCGTGCTGACTGTGCTATCTGTAGATGGAGAAAATGTGAAACTTGGTATAACAGCTCCGAGGGATATTGATATTTATCGTAAAGAAGTTCTGGAAGCAATTGAGCAGAACAATCAAAACGCGGCGATGAATCTGGAGATATTGCAAAAAACGATCAAAGAATTCGGGAAAATAAATGATTAA
- the flgL gene encoding flagellar hook-associated protein FlgL gives MAIRVTSGMMSTQMLSNLNRNLNRMDNMSNQISTGRKINKPSDDPVGVTYALRYRAELAANEQYQSNTDAAVSWLDATDSNMQQALDVVKRLKELAVQGSNGTLPDNGIEAVNLEVEELKKHLAEIGNSQIRGKYIFNGQTYDKQPYELSSGVTEYYDVETDNQAVMYSISEQVSFQINTSGSDFFGGKGEADNIFKVIDNLSTALASGDQAAAQQELKNIESRSVKMQSSLSEVGARSNRVQLVQNRLSDESLNFTTLQSKIEDADVASLMIQASSAQTIYEAALKSSAQIMQPTLMDFMR, from the coding sequence ATGGCCATTCGTGTAACCTCAGGCATGATGAGCACTCAGATGCTGAGTAACCTGAATCGTAACCTGAATCGTATGGACAACATGTCCAATCAGATTTCCACCGGTCGTAAAATCAATAAACCATCAGATGATCCTGTTGGTGTGACTTATGCGCTTCGTTATCGTGCAGAGTTGGCTGCGAATGAGCAGTATCAATCCAACACGGATGCGGCGGTAAGTTGGCTGGATGCGACGGATTCGAATATGCAGCAAGCGCTTGATGTAGTGAAAAGGTTAAAGGAGTTGGCTGTCCAAGGTTCTAATGGTACTCTTCCGGATAACGGAATCGAAGCAGTTAATCTTGAAGTAGAAGAACTGAAGAAGCATCTTGCGGAAATTGGAAACTCGCAGATTCGTGGAAAGTATATCTTTAACGGACAAACTTATGATAAACAGCCTTATGAACTATCCTCTGGTGTAACAGAGTATTATGATGTTGAGACCGATAATCAAGCCGTTATGTATTCGATCAGTGAGCAGGTCAGTTTTCAAATTAACACTTCCGGCTCAGATTTTTTCGGAGGTAAAGGTGAAGCTGACAACATATTTAAAGTTATTGATAATCTTTCGACCGCATTAGCAAGTGGTGATCAGGCTGCTGCACAGCAAGAGCTAAAGAATATAGAATCCAGGTCAGTGAAAATGCAATCCAGCTTATCAGAAGTCGGTGCTCGTAGTAACCGAGTTCAATTAGTACAGAATCGTTTAAGCGATGAAAGCTTGAATTTTACTACTCTTCAATCAAAAATTGAGGACGCTGATGTTGCAAGCCTGATGATTCAGGCTTCGTCCGCACAGACGATCTATGAAGCAGCTCTTAAATCTTCTGCTCAAATCATGCAACCCACACTAATGGACTTTATGAGGTAA
- a CDS encoding TIGR03826 family flagellar region protein: MNLGNCPRCGKLYALNFRDVCSNCIKEIEQEYQSCVDYLRENKGTNIQELSDATEISIKQITGFIREGRISIENAPNMMYPCEVCGTLIREGHMCDSCRSRLTKDLAGAAREVGQKDNGNIGGRTYNAVDKLRDS, from the coding sequence ATGAATCTGGGTAATTGTCCTCGCTGCGGAAAATTATATGCGTTGAATTTTCGAGATGTATGTTCGAACTGTATCAAAGAAATTGAGCAGGAATATCAGTCATGTGTAGACTATCTACGTGAGAATAAGGGTACCAATATACAGGAACTATCTGATGCAACGGAAATTTCTATTAAGCAGATCACCGGCTTCATTCGGGAGGGTCGGATTTCCATCGAAAACGCCCCGAATATGATGTATCCTTGTGAAGTATGCGGAACGTTGATCCGCGAAGGACATATGTGCGACTCTTGTAGAAGTCGCTTGACGAAGGACCTGGCTGGGGCAGCGCGTGAGGTAGGCCAGAAGGATAACGGCAATATAGGCGGACGAACCTACAATGCTGTCGACAAACTGCGCGATTCATAG